The stretch of DNA TGGGCGGGAAATCCGCTGCAAGCAGCTCGGCGGCAGCCAGACTCGAGAGCGTCAGTGTCTCTACCGAGCCCACAACGGATCCATCTGCAGCGGAGACACCCTGACGGACCGACGGGTCTGCTATGATGTCAGCAACTGTTACCGTGGGTGACACACACGCTTGTCTTTCAGTCCTCACGGGGACCCATGTCAACATAACGCATTTCCAAACCCCCAGCCCTTCCCCTAACCTCGGCCTGAAACCAGGTCATACTTTCAAAGGGACATCTGAAGTAGGGAGGACCAAAATGGCCAAAATATCCTCACAATGCAGAAACGTGCCCACAACAGTGGTCTAGACCAGGATACATGACAAAACTCAATCAGTTTGCCAAACCTGAGACACTCCGTGAACCGCCCCTGCCacattttctcctttgttttttctcgGGCTTTTTGAACGACGCTTCGAATACAGTGTACAAACAGAATAACAGCAAGTTATTAGAGAAAAAACCGACGACAAACAAGGATATAAAGGAACAACATGgagttaaaaatatataaagcacaatgaaaaaaataattatatatttcaaaaatcagcgccaagaaaaaataaaaaacatgaaatcgGTCCCTCCTTAAACATGAGCCGGGTTTGATCCACCTACACCTTTATGTTGCATTATTACATGACTTTATCTTGGTAGTAGTAGTTTTTCCTTCCGTAGCTGTGCGTTTGATAAAAGTGCGTTTGTTTTCTACTCCAGCGTAGCTGttatgagctgctgcagagctggACTGCAGGTTGTTACCACCACTTTCCCCAAGAGTATCattcctttctcctttcctctaaaatgtccAGTTGTTACTGTCTTGTTCTCTTCCACTGTAGCTGCGTTTAAGTACCAGCAGGAAGcggtcagtgttttttttggtccccAACCCATAATCTCTAAATTGTtgtctgtattttaaagtgttaCCAAACTTTCACGTATGAATTCATggctgcatttttaaatgtctcctCAGAGCTGAGATGGGATTCAGTGAGCCACATGATGGAATAACATTACTGACCGATTTTATCATCAGCCAgtcacatgcttttttttttttttgtgtgtttgtttgttgctctgtgtgtgtgtgtgtgtgtgtgtgtgtgtgtgtgtgtgtgtgtgtgtgtgtgtgtgtgtgtgtgtgttgcagtgaaGGGAAGCTGGGAAGGCTGGGAGCCGTGGAGTTTGTGTAATCCGTCCTGTGGAGGAAACTCCAGACGCTTCAGGAAGAGACATTGTAAACCTCAATACAGCAACTACAGGTCAGTTCGCCGTTTCGGCAGGACGGGTGTGTTTCCATCCgcctgtttttatgtgcattttcaatttgagCGTAAAAATCCAGAGTGGAAACACCTGAAATAATTAGTGAATAAATGACGACAGACGTACACGAAGCATGTGACTAAAACATCACTTAAGCTTCACCGAAGACATGAAAAACGTCAGATCTGTGTGAATGTCATAGGAACAGTATGGATGTTATTCACGGCATACTGGGCTGGTCATGTATCAGTAACATGTCGGAGATATGTTTGAGGTTATTAAGAAACCGAGTTTGTCCACTACAGACCTGAGAAATGTCCCAAACTCGACAGATGTGGgacacttttctttaaaaaaaatacattcacggatccttatcaaaaatatttggttttattgtgtgtttatgtcaaacTTACAGATATATCATCAGATTCTTTTCATACGCTCAAAAATATTCTGCATCAGCTGGACTGATCACCTCACTGTGTCTGAATGGGGTGGCGCTGTTGTGTGTTGCAGTCCTACCATCGGACGTCTGAAGGAGAAGGCGACGTTCTTTGGGACTCCACGTGTCGACTGTGGCTTAGCACCCGACGGTGGGGAAAAGATTCAGATCCAGCCCTGTGTCAACGCCCCCGCCTGCCCCACTCACCCATGAGTTTAACCACACCGACGTACGCAAAATAGCATTAGAATCCAACAGTCCTCTAATCAGTTCTCCTTCATGAAGATTGTTATGTTGGTGAGATGTTGATGAAACTGTAGGATCGTTTTGGAAGATGCAGTGTGCGCTGCTGTTGaaatgcagtggtggaagacgaACTCAGTTTCTTTACATGAGTAGAGTTACCaatatattgatttaaaaatgtgccattacaagtgaaagtcctgcgTTTAAAGTGCTGCTCCGGTAAAAGTCCAGAAATATCATCAGCTTCATGTAGTTTAAGCATCAGCAATAGCGGTTGGTTGTGCAGCGTTTTACTGtcggagctgctccaggtggagctgctttcaGCTACGTCATAGACAGGGAGAGGGTTCAGTCCACgggttcccaacccgggggtcgggcccctccagagggtcaccaggcGAAATAAAAGTGGTCGTCAGATGAATCatgggagagggaagaagaagaaagacagttcTGATCCACTGATCTGCATTCAGTTTTAGAGAAATATTGAagagtttttcctcatttcGTTTTGAACagttattaaacatttatagaGGGGAATTGTCTATTAGGTGAAAATGCTTTTATGATTTTACATAagaaaccccaaaacaaaaaggtCGGAAATCGCtagtttaatctttaataatCTGTCGCAGTACATGAactcactgtatgtttttatgtaaagtCTTAAACTAAACAGtaaccagtggaaaaaaatgttatattaaaatatttttctcaaaattttactgaagtacagtacttgagtactgttactttccaccacttctGAAATGTACTGCActatactgacaggtgtttctaatattttgtccaccccatttaaaTCAGTAAAGACTGGCAGTAATTAAGAAACAGGCaacaaatgaattaaacagCATCACTCACCAGTTAATGTTTTGCcgatgaaaaataaaaaccgtCAAGTCGCTGATCTCAGAACTGGAGCGTGCTCAGTTACCTGTTACCATAGCAACACCAACAAACAACAGCTTTTATCTCTGGTTGACCTGCTTCAAGTTTGACTTCTGGCATTTCTAGTATAAACTCACTGTTTGTCCTCCTTCTTGACTATTAAAGCTGTTTATCATCAGAGTCTGTGTAGATTCATCTCAGTTGTCCAGGAAGTCAATGACACTTTAAAATAATACCCTCcacagggcttttattgtgaagttaATGTTCCTGTGGATGATGTTTGGTGACATAAAACTCTGCTGCAACACTAAAAAAAGTTTGTCCCCTGCCGGCTGCAAGTAACAATCCCAGGTTCATTAAAATCTAATGCTCCAACGTTTACTTTGAGCTGCTGTAAAGGCAGATCGATCCCCAGGGTGTCGATACCGATGCGACGTGTTGTTTTGAGTATGGATAGGCCCTGTACTATTCAACTGGATCAATACCAGGAAATGATCATGTTAGATCACATCCGGGACACATGAACTCTCTTCTTAGTGCTGCagtaattattatatttagattctctcctgctgtttgtgtgctgtGACCTCTTTAATTCAGAGAATTAACCTAATAAACATTTGTTATTCAAACAAggatgtgatttaaaaaaaaaaaaaaaaaaaggggggggggacaaTATATTCGTCAGTGACCTGATAAAGACGCATTCAGCTCATAAATCAGGACAAGTTTCTGTCTCCTAGAAAACGGTGCATCATCTGCTTATTGATACATCCTGTACCAGCCCTACTCAGTGTTAACTGTCATTCAAACTCTGACCTTCCTTTAATTAGCTGGTACACAGCAGTGGGGCCGGCCCTATAAACAACAATATCcccgactgactgactgacgaTGCTACGCCATTGGTTGgccggctgagtgttggagtttctccATCGGTcgttgctttttcaaaatgaattggtgcaaacagtttctattacgcCATCAGGGGTCGTTTACATGCAGCGCTGCTgacttagcgcctttgtcgctagatcTACCGACTTTTCAGATCCTTTAGTGACTTTACAGACAAATTtagcgactttctggacaaacctcagctgctttccgtagaagagagtcgccagtgcTGTCGTTcaacggcagctgacacagacgtgactgagcttctaactttctccctgactgatcattttacaggtaaatgtagctgaaatcacaacacagccgtcgtctttaacttatgtgtctggtgattctgtcagacgacgtcgtggttataaaaccaggatttcagcagcagagcagcagcttggaagtgttatggaagtgactgctggttaacatgtcgtctcaatgggccacgtttcagtcactgtttcatacttgttccgtcgtctgacaacagaaacagaaacacgtagatgagaacagctttgttgggaattcagctggattaaactactgtgtgtgtgtgagcacagagagcaggagagaagcaaatagataaaggacggtccagccacataccaggttttgacctggtcttgttgtATTGGCCAACACAAACCTTCAGACCAATCACCTGTCTCGGTGGACAAGTAGAGGGGCGGGCTGAAGAGGTGAGCAGACCGGAGGACGAAGCTGCAGGCCGGACAGAGTCAGTCCAGCATGGGGGTGTGAACCCTGGAGGAGTCTGTAGAGAGTCAACATGTCCACGACGTGgttcagacagagagaaacccGCTGGTTGAAGACTTACTGTCACCTGTACcaggtagtgtgtgtgtttagctcCCAGTTCTTCATCAGTTCCtatgttagtgtgtgttgaTGCTAACGGCTAACAGCAAAACTGTGTCAGCAGCAGAAGACATTAAGGTGGGACACTTGAATACAGAGACAGACTGCTGCAATTTATGTCAAAAATCAAAGACATAACTGAGCCAGACCTGAACCCAGAGACACGAAACACGcgttgatatgattcagtgagacgtccacttcctgaggacatcgTTATCTCTGAcgtccctccagaataaagctccagaaatccacttagaaaccagaggaacaagaggctgcagaacttcattcagaatcttcctgtttttaagtttccttcagtatcacagtgacccagtgacagttgtctgtacatccacggctacactgcaaacaggagctgattAGAGTTCATTCAGCAGACTTAACTttccaaaatgtgaacaaatacGGGCTAAAAAACAGGGTTCAAGCTGTAGCTCACTCCATCCATGCCAGAATCGTACTGCCTGTTTCTGGCAAAAGTTTGCATCTGTTCATGTAAGTGAAGagttttaatgttaaatgtgaCATTATCCAAAAGAAGTTAGGAGGTGAATAAACAAAATAGCTTCATAATACATATGTTTAAGCCCATATATAACCTGTATacaacaaatattgatttaggttttatctgtttactgcactttgtatggaGTTCgctgataattaaaaaaatattcatgtcattattttaagcatcctcactttaccTTTAATGCCTAAAACGTTTGCACAACACTGTACATGTATAAAGGATGGACAAAAACCTGGCTCCTAAATGAAGGGTAAAAACTGAGAAAGTTTTACAGTGATAGACCAGATCTAGACTCTGAGTGGACGACTGCAACACTGAGCACAGACTTGTTTCCTTTGTGGTTTGTTGTGACTGAGCGGACGGACAATTTGTCTTCTTCGGACAGACAGAGGACCAGGAGGACTGTCCTCGGACCCTGCGGGGAGGAGACGTCTCCCGCCTGCTGGAGCCTCATGTTGTGATCAGCTCGCGTTTGTTAACCTGATGGAATGAGACCTGAAGTGTCGCCGCTAACTTGGCTGATGGGCTTTGCCAAAGGCGTCGGTCTGCACACTTTCGTTTCTCGTGTtctgcatccaacagttaatGTAACTCTTCAAACAATGAGACAGTCATGACCACTTTACGCAGAACAGTTAACACGTTTGACTGTGGACGTGTCCAGACAACACTTGGTACGAACTAATTCTTCTGAATCTTACTGTAGGAAAGACAAATACAGGTAAATACGAAAAAGAATGTCCACGCACCAGGATCCACACAGAGTCTTTTTAATGACAGGCTTTTGATCAGGAATGTATTGATCTGATGCAGccctcctcccttttttctcacTCGTGGCTGTTATTGATTATAGTAAATACAAGTCAAAAGTCTTGGTGCTGATCGGTTCACACAGAACACAGGTCCACATTTATGTGGAGGTCTTGTGATGTGACACCACCGCAGATATCAGACTAAAAAGAGGGAGTATCTGAAGTCTctataaaaaaaagcagaaggcTATTGACCAAAATCTGAGAAGCCCCTGTGACCTTTTTTACTGGCTTTTTAAGGCGACCCCTAACTTCAGCTTGTCCGTCGGCAGATCGCATCGGCTTCCTGGATGGAGATGACGAGGTCTGGTTTGGAGACTGGTCCCTGGTTGATTACGAGACAAGAGCAGCgtctttttctttcctatcATTTCTAAACGGACGCGCTGTCCTCAGCGGACATCAGCGATCCTGTTCAATGAGGCTCCTCTGTGTCGGAGGAGCCTCATTTCACAGCAACAGACGACTCACCTGGACGTATGGAATTTACTGATTCCATTTAATCATCACAACTTTTGTATAACTGATGCATCTGATGTCAATGAATCCAGTCCTGTCGGTTTCTGTTATGTACTTCAgataaaatgatcataaaacGATTCATATATTCGATTGTAAACTCATTTGTGCTTAATTCAAGGACAATTCTGCACCTTACTGAGCAACGTTTAGCAATATCTACTTGACTTGCATTAATGTACATGATATTGCAGTATATTACTGCGTGTAACTTCAAAGTTACCACATATCTTTAGTTCCTGTTCACAGTCTAGTGacctttttctattttctatttttctgtcccTTATGCCATCAGTGGAAAGAGTGAGtcagactaataataatatccCAGAGTTGACTCTCGACAGGGAACACACAGGCGAGAACGATCTGCTCATTTCTGAATAATCgcttcattttcagatacaTCCCTCAGAGACACTCCCTCTACAGCCTACACAGAGACACCGAGGACTTGAAGTCAAAGACAGTATCAAACCCCGCGATGCCACACCCAAACCCAGGATAAAGAGGTTCGGTGAAGTTGGCGTTGAAGGTGTGGAGGTGGATCAGGGAGTCAGTGGCGAGACCGTAGAAGGACAGCGTGCCGGCAGGACAGTCCACATACACTGCTATTCTGTTAGAGACGGAGGGGGGGGAGTGcaatttttttccagtgttgttGTGACAGACAAAGTAATTGTTGAGAAAGCACCACAGACTCCAGGACTGATTGTTCTCTCCAAACCTGCAGTGAAAACCATTTCCTTTTCTACTGATTCCTCTATAACTCACTGCGACGGTGACTTGTCCTTTCCACTCGACCTCCCAGTAACAGCGACCAGTCAGTTCATTTCTACAAAGCAGCTGAGGCCACTCGTCAAATCTGTCTGGATGATCCGGATAGGACTGACACCCCGAGACATATGCCACCTTCCTGTCAGTAAACTTGAGGTTGCTGTTTACTGTATTTGCGTCCAGCTCCAATTCGCAGGCATCTGAGGGAGACGAGAAGACACAATGAATGAGACTGGTTCAATGTTTATATTAGGTCCGGCACGAATCCTGGAATCGGCAGTGAATAACCAACTATTCTGAGCCCTGACCAGTCTGGTTTCAGGCCTTTGCGCAGTACCATCTCTGCTGTTGTAAAGGATGTTTCTTGGCCTGACTAATCATTTCCATTTAAGGATCGTATTGAAACTCTCATCACCAAACTGCGGCTCAGAGACGGATCCAGCTTCCCTTTGAAGTGTGGTTGAAGTATAGTTGAGGCAGTCTTTCAGTCCCAGATCACGGTGATATAATCAGCAGACGGGTTGCTGCTTACATTCTCAGACCCCTGGAGTCAGTTGATCACTCTGCCCTCAGATTCATTCACCAGTGCATTCTGAATATCAGAGTCGGTTGGTCCACTCTGGCGCAGAGAGGACCAACCGATAAACACCTGTATCTCTTCATCCATAAAGCCCCCTACTGGACATTCACCACTCTACATAACATCTATGCCGGACTGGACCACAGGATCCCACCGAACTATCTTATGCCTCAAGTCCCGAGGGTTTAATCTTAACCTCCTAGCCTCAGTGTGcagttgttttcactgtgtattGTCCTCCTTTGAATTTTTCAACCGTGTATTTCTCTGTATCTCAACATCATCACAAATGAGGGAAACTTCAATGATTTTCTTGGCCTGAGCCTAAAGGTTTGACTGAATGATTGTCCTTAGGAAGGGTGAAGCCATCCCACAGTCTTATCCCAAATGTCCTAAAGGTGTTTTCTGTCTTAATGTGAAGCGAAGCGCGGATGAGACGGCATATATATAATCCATGCAAAGAAACTAACCATCCTCTCGACTCAcatctcatttttaattttgatgtattAAAAGTTCCATCTAACTAGatgaaaaatgtgctgtttcGCCCTCGTGAGtcaaattgaataaaaaaaacttacactTCCTCAGACCGGGTTTTAGCCTCTGCTTTCCACCGTAGTCCAACCTGGAGGAGACACACAGTCAGATGCTGGTGGTGCAGTGATAGTTATGAAGGGCATAATTTATGGTGCATAGTAAAGGAGAGTTTGTGTTGGTCACTCTTCAACCAAGAAATTACCTTTACATAATCATATTGTGCACATATAACGTTTCTTTGATCGTCAAGACTGTTAACTATTACCACAGCTTCAGTGTCAACATGAATGCACATAAAATGACCTTCGATCGGGCAGAAATTTGGCCAGATTCTAGAATTAGCTGGGGGGACCAATCCAAAGTTAAAACTGGGCTTAATCTATACAGCATTGGTAAGCACTACTGAAATACTTTAAAGGCGCTATATGTAGTTTTTCGCTGTCGCTACATAGCCAGCGTTAGCATTAGCTGTTTACTttccagtctagaagaaacgttgcgagttcagcatcaaacttcactcctttactcgccaagagccgTCTCCGGTGGCGGAAGGCAGCGCCgatgttaactcttgttttgcttctctttctatcgcttcttttcttctactggagttagcatgctaaccggCTGGCACTGGCGGCCCGTCTATCACTTTCAggtagtgagtcactgtagcaaTAGTCTGCCGGGAAGTTGTTGCTCTGGTCAGTAGGCGTATTATTGCCTCTTGTGTTGAAATGCAGCGATGGCTGAAGAGCTTGGCAAGggaccatcaccaccacccgctcccCGCAAAAAAACACGTTTACATATAGCACCTCTTAAATCTTGAAAGTCCCAACCTGTTTTAAGGTGTTcactttggttttaaaaatgcaatccCAACTGTGCTGCGAAATAACAGGATATTCAGGAAATAATAAtaggaaaacaactgtttgATAACGTCAGCAATTTGTCACGAGCTAAACGCAATTAAAGATGAACCAGGATAAGCTGTGTAAGCTGCTGTTGTGTCTCCATACCTGAGAGTGTCCAGTCTCCAGAGCGGAGCCACcagtccagcagacagcagcttcactccGCTGTCCCCTGGATGATTGTAGCTCAGGTCCAGCTCTCTCAGATGGGACGGGTTAGATCTCAGAGCTGAGGCCAGAGAAACGCAGCCTTCCTCTGTGACCATGCAGCCTGACAGCCTGCATGATCATATTGAAAGAGTTTTGGTTTACACTGTTACCAACACCAACAGTTACCTCAAGAGTAGTCTGCCTGTGGAAGTACATTCTGTATATTATGTCACTTCACACAATTCCCAACAGGCTAAGATTTCAGTTAACCTTACCTCGCAGTACAGACACATTTAGTAACGTAACAGTAACATTAAGTGACAAAAACTATCTTCCTAAAAAGTATTAAGGATAAAGCCCCATACTTTGGGGGCTCATGGTGTACGTAGGGACATCACATACACATACCGTGATGCTTAAGTAATCAAAGTTTTGTACAGCTGCTTCTGTTTTGACAACATTACCCATTTGAgaggtttgttttccttttttagtaAAAACTTTGTGGAAAACCATGCTCATAAAATAAGGTATGAAATTGACCTGAGAGTTTCCAGTGTACAGTGTGGACTCTTTagtccagcagacagcagcttcactcctgaaTCCTGCAGATCATTGTTACTCAGGTCCAGCTCTTTCAGACCAGAGGACTGGGAGCTGAGAACTGAGGACAGAGCTTCACAGCTTCTCCATGCTAGTTTGCAGCTAGTGAACctgaaaaagaggagagttgGATTTATACTTCTGCGTTAAGCGGTTATGCCGTACCTACAGCAGCTCCATGCGTGAGTTCTGAAGCTGCACCGTAGTCTATGCCATAGCCTACGTTGTACGTGGTCctcctcaaaaatgtgtctacatGTTGGGGCTGTGGTGCCTACAGAGACACCATGTGGCGATGAGAACTGTGATGGGCTGATATTTTCTCTTACAAGTTTCTGGTGCTTATAGAGATGTATCAGAGTGAATACAAcatgaaacacactgaaacctTCTGCTTACAGCACCGTCTGCTCACCAGCTCCGTGAATtaaacagcataaaaacagCGACTGCCCAGAGTAGTCTTATAATCAGCAGCTAAACATGGCAGCCCTTCCTGCTGCTCACATGACAACGTAAATAACATTAGGTAAAACCAGTCACTGTGGGGGATTCCATTAAAACGACACGCAACTGTTTAGATTGTGCTTCTGAACTATAAATCAGAATCTACGCCATAGGTCTATATATTGTGGGAGCGTTAAATCCAGCTTCAGGGATTCCAGTAAGAACTGCGACACTGTAAtgaaacatcacatttcatGTTATACATTTATCCACTTAGCTGTCCACTTACAGAGCTTTTTTGGAGACTCTGACCACCGGCAGCAGCCTCAGAAGAGCCTCCTCTGAAGCAGAGTATTTCTGCAGGTCAAACACGTCCAGATCTTTTTCTGATGACAGTAAGATGAAGCCCAGAGCTGACCATTGAGCAGGAGACAGTTTACCTGCGGAGAGACTTCCTGATCTCAGGGACTGTTGGATCTGCTCCACTAGAGAACCATCTCTCAGTTCATTCAGACAGTGGAACAGAAGGATGCTTCTCTCTGGAGAGGGACTCTTCCGGATCTTCTTTTTGATGTACTCGATTGTTTTCTGGTTGGTCTGTGAACATCCTCCTGTCAGTGTTAGGGGGCCCTGTAGATGATTCTGCAGTGAAAGACCCAGGAGGAAGCGGAGGAACAAGTTCAGGTGTCCATTCGGACTCTTTAAGGCCTTGTTCAAAGCATTTTTGTGGACATTTGTTGCAGAGGTTTTGCTGAAACACATCAGCAGGCTTCGGAGTGTCAGTCTCGGCGCAGgcatcacatttttgttgtatctGAAGACTGATACGTTCACATGAACAGCAGCCAGAAACTCATGAATGCTCAAGTGAGCAAAGCAGAACATCTTTTTCTGGTCTTCATCCTTCCTCTGCCCACACACCTGTTTGAAGATCGCTGTGAACAATCCTGACAGCTTTGACGCTGCTCTGGCATTAATGCCACTCTGTCTCAGGTCGTCCTCGTCAAAGACTGTGTTGCTTTTCAGTAGCTGCTGAAAGGCTAGTTTTGCCAATGACTGAATGGATTGTATGCACTTTTCTTGGTTATACTTCTCCTTTGCTTTGTTGAACAGAACCAGCAGGAAGTGGATGTACATCTCAGTCAGGGTCTTGGGcagctctcctccctctccgGTTTTCAACACATCCTCCAGAACTGTAGCGGTGATCCAGCAGAAGACTGGGATGTGGCACATGATGTGGAGGCTTCGGGATGTCTGGATGTGGGAGATGATCCTGCTggcctgctcctcctctctgaatCTCTTCCTGAAGTACTCCTCCTTCTGCGGGTCAGTGAACCCTCTGACCTCCGTCACCACGTCGACACACTCGGGGGggatctgattggctgctgcagGCCGTGTGGTTATCCAGAGGCGAGCAGAGGGAAGCAGTTTCCCCCTGATGAGGTTTTCCAGTAGCACTTCTACTCTCGTTGATTTTGTCACATCAAGAGATTTGTTTGTTGTGCCCATGAAGTGTAGTTGAGAGCGGCTCTCATCCAGTCcgtcaaacacaaacagaagttTGAATTCACTGCCGTCAAAGCTGTAGTTTCTTGTGTTCTGTAAAGCCGTAAAGATGTCATTAAGAGTCTCCTCCTTAATGCAGTTAGTTTCTGGGATACATGTGCGAATGAGCTCTGCCAATCGAAACCTCTCTCCGCTCCATAAATTCAGCTGCCGGACAGTGAAGGGGAATATGAGATGCATATCTTGAGCGGTTCTTTTTTCAGCCCAGTCCAACAAAAACTTCTGTACAAGGAATGATTTGCCAATTCCTGCGCTCCCATTGGTCAGTACTGTTCTTACGGACGGGTGCTTGAAGAGGTCGCCGGGGTTAATCGGTCTCTGTGATTCTGCTGGTTTTCCTGT from Xiphias gladius isolate SHS-SW01 ecotype Sanya breed wild chromosome 3, ASM1685928v1, whole genome shotgun sequence encodes:
- the LOC120788312 gene encoding NACHT, LRR and PYD domains-containing protein 3-like isoform X1, producing the protein MATAIDLLETLEDLGDKELKHFKWYLQQADFLKDFPSIPKCQLEDADRPDTVDLMMQTYSHQCVEVARKVLKRMRRNDLVESLSNTGSGPEVEVDDVGETSENKAASSVQPKTSLLSDLPTVSRQADDVMVPVVRPPQPNTSQQLAVQSDLQNMFKCAQQRGIEKQQEEFLCAINQELFVTDGWDTHTKTQHGVRKLEMETGKPAESQRPINPGDLFKHPSVRTVLTNGSAGIGKSFLVQKFLLDWAEKRTAQDMHLIFPFTVRQLNLWSGERFRLAELIRTCIPETNCIKEETLNDIFTALQNTRNYSFDGSEFKLLFVFDGLDESRSQLHFMGTTNKSLDVTKSTRVEVLLENLIRGKLLPSARLWITTRPAAANQIPPECVDVVTEVRGFTDPQKEEYFRKRFREEEQASRIISHIQTSRSLHIMCHIPVFCWITATVLEDVLKTGEGGELPKTLTEMYIHFLLVLFNKAKEKYNQEKCIQSIQSLAKLAFQQLLKSNTVFDEDDLRQSGINARAASKLSGLFTAIFKQVCGQRKDEDQKKMFCFAHLSIHEFLAAVHVNVSVFRYNKNVMPAPRLTLRSLLMCFSKTSATNVHKNALNKALKSPNGHLNLFLRFLLGLSLQNHLQGPLTLTGGCSQTNQKTIEYIKKKIRKSPSPERSILLFHCLNELRDGSLVEQIQQSLRSGSLSAGKLSPAQWSALGFILLSSEKDLDVFDLQKYSASEEALLRLLPVVRVSKKALFTSCKLAWRSCEALSSVLSSQSSGLKELDLSNNDLQDSGVKLLSAGLKSPHCTLETLRLSGCMVTEEGCVSLASALRSNPSHLRELDLSYNHPGDSGVKLLSAGLVAPLWRLDTLRLDYGGKQRLKPGLRKYACELELDANTVNSNLKFTDRKVAYVSGCQSYPDHPDRFDEWPQLLCRNELTGRCYWEVEWKGQVTVAVSYRGISRKGNGFHCRFGENNQSWSLWCFLNNYFVCHNNTGKKLHSPPSVSNRIAVYVDCPAGTLSFYGLATDSLIHLHTFNANFTEPLYPGFGCGIAGFDTVFDFKSSVSLCRL
- the LOC120788312 gene encoding NACHT, LRR and PYD domains-containing protein 3-like isoform X4, encoding MVPVVRPPQPNTSQQLAVQSDLQNMFKCAQQRGIEKQQEEFLCAINQELFVTDGWDTHTKTQHGVRKLEMETGKPAESQRPINPGDLFKHPSVRTVLTNGSAGIGKSFLVQKFLLDWAEKRTAQDMHLIFPFTVRQLNLWSGERFRLAELIRTCIPETNCIKEETLNDIFTALQNTRNYSFDGSEFKLLFVFDGLDESRSQLHFMGTTNKSLDVTKSTRVEVLLENLIRGKLLPSARLWITTRPAAANQIPPECVDVVTEVRGFTDPQKEEYFRKRFREEEQASRIISHIQTSRSLHIMCHIPVFCWITATVLEDVLKTGEGGELPKTLTEMYIHFLLVLFNKAKEKYNQEKCIQSIQSLAKLAFQQLLKSNTVFDEDDLRQSGINARAASKLSGLFTAIFKQVCGQRKDEDQKKMFCFAHLSIHEFLAAVHVNVSVFRYNKNVMPAPRLTLRSLLMCFSKTSATNVHKNALNKALKSPNGHLNLFLRFLLGLSLQNHLQGPLTLTGGCSQTNQKTIEYIKKKIRKSPSPERSILLFHCLNELRDGSLVEQIQQSLRSGSLSAGKLSPAQWSALGFILLSSEKDLDVFDLQKYSASEEALLRLLPVVRVSKKALFTSCKLAWRSCEALSSVLSSQSSGLKELDLSNNDLQDSGVKLLSAGLKSPHCTLETLRLSGCMVTEEGCVSLASALRSNPSHLRELDLSYNHPGDSGVKLLSAGLVAPLWRLDTLRLDYGGKQRLKPGLRKYACELELDANTVNSNLKFTDRKVAYVSGCQSYPDHPDRFDEWPQLLCRNELTGRCYWEVEWKGQVTVAVSYRGISRKGNGFHCRFGENNQSWSLWCFLNNYFVCHNNTGKKLHSPPSVSNRIAVYVDCPAGTLSFYGLATDSLIHLHTFNANFTEPLYPGFGCGIAGFDTVFDFKSSVSLCRL
- the LOC120788312 gene encoding NACHT, LRR and PYD domains-containing protein 3-like isoform X3, whose amino-acid sequence is MPHVMVPVVRPPQPNTSQQLAVQSDLQNMFKCAQQRGIEKQQEEFLCAINQELFVTDGWDTHTKTQHGVRKLEMETGKPAESQRPINPGDLFKHPSVRTVLTNGSAGIGKSFLVQKFLLDWAEKRTAQDMHLIFPFTVRQLNLWSGERFRLAELIRTCIPETNCIKEETLNDIFTALQNTRNYSFDGSEFKLLFVFDGLDESRSQLHFMGTTNKSLDVTKSTRVEVLLENLIRGKLLPSARLWITTRPAAANQIPPECVDVVTEVRGFTDPQKEEYFRKRFREEEQASRIISHIQTSRSLHIMCHIPVFCWITATVLEDVLKTGEGGELPKTLTEMYIHFLLVLFNKAKEKYNQEKCIQSIQSLAKLAFQQLLKSNTVFDEDDLRQSGINARAASKLSGLFTAIFKQVCGQRKDEDQKKMFCFAHLSIHEFLAAVHVNVSVFRYNKNVMPAPRLTLRSLLMCFSKTSATNVHKNALNKALKSPNGHLNLFLRFLLGLSLQNHLQGPLTLTGGCSQTNQKTIEYIKKKIRKSPSPERSILLFHCLNELRDGSLVEQIQQSLRSGSLSAGKLSPAQWSALGFILLSSEKDLDVFDLQKYSASEEALLRLLPVVRVSKKALFTSCKLAWRSCEALSSVLSSQSSGLKELDLSNNDLQDSGVKLLSAGLKSPHCTLETLRLSGCMVTEEGCVSLASALRSNPSHLRELDLSYNHPGDSGVKLLSAGLVAPLWRLDTLRLDYGGKQRLKPGLRKYACELELDANTVNSNLKFTDRKVAYVSGCQSYPDHPDRFDEWPQLLCRNELTGRCYWEVEWKGQVTVAVSYRGISRKGNGFHCRFGENNQSWSLWCFLNNYFVCHNNTGKKLHSPPSVSNRIAVYVDCPAGTLSFYGLATDSLIHLHTFNANFTEPLYPGFGCGIAGFDTVFDFKSSVSLCRL